Proteins from one Deinococcus radiopugnans ATCC 19172 genomic window:
- a CDS encoding S1C family serine protease, producing MTNFSELSNLVADAVEAVSTSIVSVRAERPISGTVIGDGLVLTVAHVLHGEEVSVVTHDGRELSAAVAGRDPASDLALLRVEGLNLPALGASGGVRVGELLLAVGRPPHGVQATLGLLEWQPTGEGRARGWLPSGAAPFRGVSGGALVDARGGLVGVLNAGVARGELLSVPADRALKVAGLLGSTGRVPRGYLGIATQPVMFPQTDGPEPQIGADNGPPNRGPGRGRGEWGQGREGWGGGRGRGGWERGNWERGPWGGRGRWGQGGRVGLTVVSVEDGSPAAQAGLLVGDVLLSLDGQPVRRPPELLGRVRERAGQSVSARILRGGQEHDVTLVIGER from the coding sequence ATGACAAATTTTTCTGAGCTATCGAACTTAGTGGCCGACGCGGTAGAAGCCGTGTCTACGAGTATCGTTTCTGTCCGCGCCGAGCGGCCCATCAGCGGCACGGTGATCGGCGACGGGCTGGTGCTGACCGTGGCGCATGTCCTGCACGGCGAGGAGGTCAGCGTGGTCACCCACGACGGGCGTGAGCTGAGCGCTGCGGTGGCGGGCCGTGACCCGGCCAGCGATCTGGCGCTGCTGCGGGTAGAAGGGCTGAACCTGCCGGCCCTGGGGGCCAGTGGGGGCGTGCGCGTGGGCGAGTTGTTGCTGGCGGTGGGCCGTCCCCCGCACGGCGTCCAGGCGACGCTGGGCCTGCTGGAGTGGCAGCCCACCGGGGAGGGCCGCGCCCGGGGCTGGCTGCCCAGCGGCGCGGCGCCCTTCCGGGGGGTCAGCGGCGGCGCGCTGGTGGACGCACGCGGCGGTCTGGTGGGCGTGCTGAACGCAGGCGTCGCGCGCGGCGAACTGCTGTCCGTTCCCGCTGACCGCGCCCTGAAGGTGGCCGGGCTGCTGGGCAGCACTGGGCGCGTGCCACGCGGCTATCTGGGCATTGCCACCCAGCCGGTGATGTTTCCACAGACGGATGGGCCGGAACCGCAGATCGGCGCCGACAACGGGCCTCCCAACCGTGGCCCCGGCAGAGGCCGGGGCGAGTGGGGCCAGGGCCGCGAGGGCTGGGGCGGCGGCCGTGGACGCGGCGGCTGGGAGCGCGGGAACTGGGAGCGTGGCCCCTGGGGTGGCCGGGGGCGCTGGGGCCAGGGCGGCAGGGTGGGCCTGACCGTGGTCAGTGTCGAGGACGGCAGCCCCGCCGCCCAGGCTGGACTGCTGGTGGGCGACGTGCTGCTGTCGCTGGACGGCCAGCCGGTGCGCCGTCCGCCGGAACTGCTGGGGCGCGTCCGCGAGCGGGCCGGGCAGAGCGTCAGCGCCCGCATCCTGCGCGGCGGCCAGGAACACGACGTGACGCTGGTGATCGGCGAGCGCTGA
- a CDS encoding M55 family metallopeptidase, translating into MKVVISVDMEGVCGVASWVQVSPPEFGGLVNGTEYQAARERMTLEAAAAAEGALMGGATDVLVNDSHDTMRNLIPELLPQGVRFTSGNDKPLSMVQGVQEDGVGALLFVGYHARAGSPRGPLAHTWNGFIRNVRVGGIDTGEYGLNALVAGHYDVPVVFACGDDVAMAEITAELGEGVVTVAVKEGLSTYAAIHLHPAEAQRRIREGAEQAVRAAQNAQPYTTRWPAPCQLSFDHQARADACARVPGVTRVDAVTVGWSSENAYHLFQTFRMLATVAGVRLNG; encoded by the coding sequence ATGAAAGTCGTGATCAGCGTGGATATGGAGGGCGTGTGCGGCGTGGCGTCGTGGGTGCAGGTCAGCCCGCCGGAGTTCGGCGGTCTGGTGAACGGCACCGAGTACCAGGCGGCCCGCGAGCGCATGACCCTGGAAGCCGCCGCCGCCGCCGAGGGCGCCCTGATGGGCGGCGCGACGGACGTGCTGGTCAACGACAGCCACGACACCATGCGGAACCTGATTCCCGAACTGCTGCCCCAGGGGGTGCGCTTCACCAGCGGCAACGACAAACCTCTGAGCATGGTGCAGGGCGTGCAGGAGGACGGCGTGGGCGCCTTGCTGTTCGTGGGCTACCACGCCCGCGCCGGCAGCCCGCGCGGCCCGCTGGCGCACACCTGGAACGGCTTTATCCGCAACGTCCGGGTGGGCGGCATCGACACCGGCGAGTACGGCCTGAACGCGCTGGTGGCCGGGCATTACGACGTACCCGTGGTCTTTGCCTGCGGCGACGACGTGGCGATGGCCGAGATCACGGCCGAACTGGGGGAAGGGGTGGTCACCGTGGCCGTCAAGGAGGGGCTGAGCACCTACGCCGCCATTCACCTGCACCCTGCCGAAGCGCAGCGGCGCATCCGCGAGGGGGCCGAACAGGCGGTGCGGGCGGCCCAAAATGCCCAGCCCTACACCACCCGCTGGCCCGCGCCGTGTCAGCTGTCCTTTGACCACCAGGCCCGCGCCGACGCCTGTGCCCGCGTGCCGGGCGTGACGCGGGTGGACGCCGTGACCGTGGGCTGGAGCAGTGAGAACGCCTACCACCTGTTCCAGACCTTCCGCATGCTGGCGACGGTGGCGGGCGTGCGGCTGAACGGGTAA
- a CDS encoding rhodanese-like domain-containing protein: MPLPEGVTVIDLRPAELRFAQPLEPLLSGRPVLALSLDQIEDGAHGLTPASGPLLVICERGVRSGLAARYLRADGLEAEAYPGGVPALLRETR; the protein is encoded by the coding sequence ATGCCCCTGCCCGAAGGCGTGACCGTCATCGACCTGCGCCCCGCCGAGCTGCGCTTTGCCCAGCCGCTGGAACCGCTGCTGAGCGGCCGGCCTGTCCTGGCCCTCTCGCTGGACCAGATCGAGGACGGCGCGCACGGCCTGACCCCGGCCAGCGGGCCGCTGCTGGTGATCTGCGAGCGGGGCGTGCGCTCCGGGCTGGCGGCGCGGTACCTGCGGGCCGACGGGCTGGAGGCCGAGGCCTATCCGGGCGGGGTTCCGGCCCTGCTGCGCGAGACCCGGTAG
- a CDS encoding pentapeptide repeat-containing protein: protein MTPAPQTKPPSPPKFPRGGLRTLTPAELEDESVFRGGVMEGGSLDAGTLQTVSFEGCVFREVNLSGVAWNLIRLKDVRFEGCDLSGARWTEAALERVQFTDCRLTGLQLPGAVLRHVRLTRALAPLSLWPEVDSKHLWLEDCDLTEAVFMDAKLPGAVFRACVLGKTEFHGAGLEGADLRGSDLQGVRVGLRELAGVSVEPVQLLELAHLLGVRVQELPENA from the coding sequence GTGACGCCCGCCCCGCAAACGAAGCCCCCCAGCCCGCCGAAGTTCCCACGCGGCGGCCTGCGGACCCTCACCCCGGCCGAGCTGGAGGACGAATCGGTCTTTCGGGGCGGCGTCATGGAGGGCGGTTCGCTGGATGCGGGCACGCTGCAGACCGTCTCCTTCGAGGGCTGCGTCTTCCGCGAGGTCAACCTGAGCGGCGTGGCGTGGAACCTGATCCGCCTGAAGGACGTGCGTTTCGAGGGCTGTGACCTGAGCGGCGCACGCTGGACCGAGGCAGCGCTGGAGCGCGTGCAGTTCACCGACTGCCGCCTGACCGGCCTGCAACTGCCAGGGGCGGTGCTGCGCCATGTCCGCCTGACCCGCGCGCTGGCCCCGCTGTCGCTGTGGCCGGAAGTGGACTCCAAACACCTGTGGCTGGAAGACTGTGATCTGACCGAGGCGGTGTTCATGGACGCCAAACTGCCCGGCGCGGTGTTCCGGGCCTGTGTTCTGGGCAAGACCGAGTTTCACGGCGCGGGGCTGGAGGGGGCCGATCTGCGCGGCTCAGACCTTCAGGGCGTCCGCGTGGGCCTGCGGGAACTGGCGGGGGTGAGCGTCGAACCTGTTCAGCTGCTGGAACTGGCCCACCTGCTGGGCGTGCGGGTGCAGGAGTTGCCGGAGAACGCCTGA
- a CDS encoding zinc metallopeptidase yields the protein MFLGPYTPLILIVFVASLLIQGYLSSTYKKWGKVRNARGLTGAEVARMMLDENGLQGVPVQAVRGNLTDHYDPGKKTVNLSESVFGVASVGAMAVAAHEVGHALQDKVRMPALVLRGKMAVPLSLGMNLAPWLLLAGIFLQLSGLLWLGVILFGAALIFHVVTLPVEFDASRRALAYLDSRGLNGTVQGQNGAKNVLTAAALTYVAGFAMALVQFLNILGIARNSD from the coding sequence ATGTTTCTTGGCCCCTACACCCCTCTGATTCTGATCGTGTTCGTGGCTTCGCTGCTGATCCAGGGCTATCTGAGCAGCACCTACAAAAAGTGGGGCAAGGTCCGCAACGCCCGTGGCCTGACCGGCGCGGAAGTGGCCCGCATGATGCTCGACGAGAACGGCCTGCAGGGCGTGCCGGTGCAGGCGGTGCGCGGCAACCTGACCGATCACTACGATCCCGGCAAGAAGACCGTCAACCTGAGCGAAAGTGTGTTCGGCGTCGCCAGCGTCGGCGCGATGGCGGTGGCCGCCCACGAGGTCGGTCACGCCCTGCAGGACAAGGTCCGGATGCCCGCGCTGGTGCTGCGCGGCAAAATGGCCGTGCCGCTGAGCCTGGGCATGAACCTGGCCCCGTGGCTGCTGCTGGCGGGCATCTTCTTGCAACTGTCCGGTCTGTTGTGGCTGGGCGTGATCCTGTTCGGCGCAGCCCTGATCTTTCATGTGGTGACGCTGCCGGTGGAATTTGACGCCAGCCGCCGGGCGCTGGCCTACCTGGACAGCCGGGGCCTCAACGGCACAGTGCAGGGCCAGAACGGCGCGAAGAACGTGCTGACCGCCGCCGCCCTGACCTACGTGGCCGGCTTCGCGATGGCGCTGGTGCAGTTCCTGAACATCCTGGGCATTGCCCGCAACAGCGACTGA
- a CDS encoding ACT domain-containing protein, translated as MPLTLSVLSGTYAVCQLPADAAPPAWAYAGEFWSVTRVPGELSVVCAAEGVPAGVRAERGWAALRLHGPFEFTLTGILAGVLNPLRDAGVGIFALSTFDTDYVLVAQPRLTEAVTALRAAGHTVTD; from the coding sequence ATGCCCCTGACCCTCTCCGTGCTGAGCGGCACCTACGCCGTGTGCCAGCTTCCCGCCGACGCCGCCCCGCCCGCCTGGGCTTACGCGGGCGAGTTCTGGAGCGTGACCCGCGTGCCCGGCGAACTGTCGGTGGTCTGCGCTGCGGAGGGCGTGCCAGCGGGGGTGCGGGCCGAGCGGGGCTGGGCGGCGCTGCGGCTGCACGGCCCCTTCGAGTTCACGCTGACCGGCATCCTGGCCGGCGTGCTGAACCCGCTGCGGGACGCGGGCGTGGGCATTTTCGCCCTGTCCACTTTCGACACCGATTACGTGTTGGTGGCGCAGCCGCGTCTGACCGAGGCGGTGACGGCCCTGCGCGCGGCAGGCCATACGGTTACCGACTGA
- a CDS encoding rhodanese-like domain-containing protein gives MEDITPQEGQDRVKQGAMLVDVREQNEYDELRAEGATLLPLSELESRFSELPKDRELVMICRSGARSARAGEYLTQHGYDRVVNLGGGTLAWAEAGLPTEGTAVKGEAN, from the coding sequence ATGGAAGACATCACCCCGCAAGAAGGTCAGGACCGCGTCAAGCAGGGCGCCATGCTGGTTGACGTCCGCGAGCAGAACGAGTACGACGAACTGCGCGCCGAGGGGGCCACGCTGCTGCCGCTGAGCGAGCTGGAAAGCCGGTTCTCGGAACTGCCCAAAGACCGCGAACTGGTGATGATCTGCCGCAGCGGCGCCCGCAGCGCCCGTGCCGGCGAGTACCTGACGCAACACGGCTATGACCGCGTGGTCAACCTGGGCGGCGGCACGCTGGCCTGGGCCGAGGCCGGTCTGCCCACCGAGGGCACCGCAGTCAAAGGAGAAGCGAACTGA
- a CDS encoding helix-turn-helix transcriptional regulator has translation MTAPLTLLPSVRIAVGSAVMAAGLAALLSSAGFPVVQEAQEQEAEADVLLVDDAWLTDSGALADAPAVVALGSPTWAARLSELLTGGWAALPADATPAEVLAGVLGAAAGLAVLLPGQVGLPDDPDEDAEGPLTGVTLTPRERDVLNLLALGLSNKRAARDLGVSESTVKFHVASLYSKLGVQSRAGAVARGIGLGLVSV, from the coding sequence ATGACCGCGCCCCTGACCCTGCTGCCCAGCGTGCGGATCGCGGTGGGCAGCGCGGTGATGGCGGCGGGGCTGGCCGCCCTCCTGTCCTCGGCGGGCTTTCCGGTGGTGCAGGAGGCCCAAGAGCAGGAGGCCGAAGCGGACGTGCTGCTGGTGGACGATGCCTGGCTGACCGACAGCGGGGCGCTGGCCGACGCGCCCGCCGTGGTGGCGCTGGGCTCACCCACCTGGGCCGCGCGGCTGTCCGAACTCCTGACTGGAGGCTGGGCCGCCCTGCCCGCCGACGCCACCCCCGCCGAGGTGCTGGCCGGCGTGCTGGGCGCGGCGGCGGGGCTGGCGGTGCTGCTGCCGGGTCAGGTGGGCCTGCCCGACGATCCGGACGAGGACGCCGAAGGCCCCCTGACCGGTGTGACCCTGACACCGCGCGAACGGGACGTGCTGAACCTGCTGGCCCTGGGCCTGAGCAACAAGCGCGCCGCCCGTGACCTGGGCGTGTCGGAAAGCACGGTCAAGTTCCACGTCGCCTCGCTGTATTCCAAGCTGGGCGTCCAGAGCCGCGCCGGGGCGGTGGCGCGCGGGATTGGGCTGGGGCTGGTCAGCGTGTAG
- a CDS encoding metal-sulfur cluster assembly factor — MDTEQNVQASAAPAGALPTEEQVREALKIVKDPEIPVNVVDLGLIYGVDVQEGGLVDITMTLTSVGCPVQDLIRADAEMAVGRLDGVNDVNVEFVWTPPWGPDKMTEDGKRQMRMFGFNV, encoded by the coding sequence ATGGACACTGAACAGAACGTGCAGGCCTCTGCCGCCCCGGCGGGCGCCCTGCCCACCGAGGAACAGGTCCGCGAGGCCCTGAAGATCGTCAAGGACCCCGAGATTCCGGTGAACGTGGTGGATCTGGGCCTGATCTACGGCGTGGACGTGCAGGAAGGCGGACTGGTGGACATCACCATGACCCTGACCAGCGTGGGCTGCCCGGTGCAGGACCTGATCCGCGCCGACGCCGAGATGGCCGTGGGCCGCCTGGACGGCGTGAACGACGTGAACGTGGAATTCGTGTGGACCCCGCCGTGGGGACCGGACAAGATGACCGAGGACGGCAAGCGCCAGATGCGGATGTTCGGCTTCAACGTTTAA
- the map gene encoding type I methionyl aminopeptidase, producing the protein MSRVSLKSAREIEAMRRAGALVAETFRVLDPFVKPGVTLAELDRIAEEHIRKAGATPAYLGYGPRNNPFPATICASVNEVICHGIPDGRELKEGDIIGVDIGVLMDGVYGDACYTYTVGRVTPEIQALVDTTREALTAGLGVVRPNARTGDIGHAIQTLAEGRGYGVVREYTGHGIGKRLHEEPTIYHHGARYTGLKLQPGMVFTIEPMINLGRPETRLLDDRWTVITADKLPSAQFEHTLVVTPRGHEILTL; encoded by the coding sequence ATGAGCCGCGTTTCCCTGAAATCCGCCCGCGAAATCGAGGCCATGCGCCGTGCGGGGGCGCTGGTCGCCGAAACCTTCCGAGTCCTGGATCCCTTCGTCAAACCCGGCGTGACCCTGGCCGAGCTGGACCGCATCGCCGAGGAACACATCCGCAAGGCCGGGGCCACACCCGCCTACCTGGGCTACGGCCCGCGCAACAATCCCTTTCCCGCCACCATCTGCGCCAGCGTCAACGAGGTAATCTGCCACGGCATTCCCGACGGGCGCGAATTGAAAGAGGGCGACATCATCGGCGTCGACATCGGCGTGCTGATGGACGGGGTCTACGGCGACGCCTGCTACACCTACACGGTGGGGCGCGTGACCCCCGAGATTCAGGCGCTGGTGGACACCACCCGCGAGGCGTTGACCGCCGGACTGGGCGTGGTGCGGCCCAATGCCCGCACCGGCGACATCGGCCACGCCATCCAGACGCTGGCCGAGGGGCGCGGCTACGGCGTGGTGCGCGAGTACACCGGCCACGGCATCGGCAAGCGCCTGCACGAGGAACCCACCATCTACCACCACGGGGCGCGCTACACCGGCCTGAAACTGCAGCCCGGCATGGTCTTTACCATCGAGCCGATGATCAACCTGGGCCGCCCCGAAACCCGCCTGCTGGACGACCGCTGGACCGTGATCACCGCCGACAAGCTGCCCAGCGCCCAGTTCGAGCACACGCTGGTGGTCACGCCCAGGGGCCACGAAATCCTGACCCTGTGA
- a CDS encoding histone deacetylase, giving the protein MVAASHPFRALTAYRRAAYAGQPAPRRQFMAREFMLDLLERVGERLPLEDAPDLPWALAERVHDPAYLARWRGGEVTRAEERALGFPWTPAVVERGLGSSGATLAATRDALRVGLGLNFGGGTHHAYADHAEGFSFLNDVVISARWLLDSGHARRILILDLDVHQGNGTASMLAQEARTLTVSLHGANNYPFTKETAGLNVALPDGTGDAAYLAALDDQVAPAVAAFRPDFVFYLAGADVLAGDQLGKLALSVDGVRQRDERVFAWAARARLPLVTVMAGGYNRDPQRLIAARLGTVEAALGAFSRAKGRDAVGFLHQS; this is encoded by the coding sequence GTGGTCGCCGCCTCCCACCCGTTCCGCGCCCTGACCGCCTACCGCCGCGCCGCCTATGCCGGGCAGCCCGCACCCCGGCGGCAGTTCATGGCGCGTGAGTTCATGCTGGACCTGCTGGAGCGGGTCGGCGAACGGCTGCCGCTGGAGGACGCCCCGGATCTGCCCTGGGCGCTGGCCGAGCGGGTGCATGACCCGGCGTATCTGGCCCGCTGGCGGGGCGGCGAGGTCACCCGCGCCGAGGAACGCGCGCTGGGCTTTCCCTGGACGCCCGCCGTCGTGGAGCGCGGCCTGGGCAGCAGCGGGGCCACCCTGGCGGCCACCCGCGACGCGCTGCGGGTGGGGCTGGGCCTCAACTTCGGCGGCGGCACCCACCACGCCTACGCCGATCACGCCGAGGGTTTTTCCTTCCTGAACGACGTGGTGATCAGCGCCCGCTGGCTGTTGGACAGCGGACACGCCCGCCGCATCCTGATCCTGGATCTGGACGTGCATCAGGGCAACGGCACGGCGTCCATGCTGGCGCAGGAGGCGCGGACGCTGACCGTCAGCCTGCACGGCGCGAACAACTACCCGTTCACCAAGGAAACGGCAGGCCTGAACGTCGCCCTGCCCGACGGCACCGGGGACGCGGCGTACCTGGCGGCGCTGGACGATCAGGTGGCCCCTGCCGTGGCCGCCTTTCGCCCCGATTTCGTCTTCTATCTGGCGGGAGCGGACGTGCTCGCGGGCGATCAGCTGGGCAAGCTGGCCCTGAGCGTGGACGGCGTGCGCCAGCGGGACGAACGGGTGTTTGCCTGGGCCGCCCGCGCCCGCCTGCCGCTGGTCACGGTGATGGCCGGAGGCTACAACCGCGATCCGCAGCGGCTCATCGCGGCACGGCTGGGGACGGTGGAGGCGGCGCTGGGGGCGTTCAGCAGGGCGAAAGGCCGTGACGCTGTGGGATTTCTACACCAGTCTTAG
- a CDS encoding GNAT family N-acetyltransferase produces the protein MAIADVRLRPLRPGDEESAVRWGADEEFCLAIDWPVGLPAEHIRQHWRGLLTLTPPELLRHGITVDGVLVGYTDLAGFTGDSAEFGIAIGERALWGQGLGLQAGRLTLAHAFADLGLQTVTAEVHAPNLRSRALMRRLGFTEIGQGSPQEYRGALVPVIQFVLRRNLFSR, from the coding sequence GTGGCCATAGCCGACGTGCGCCTGCGCCCGTTGCGGCCCGGCGACGAGGAAAGCGCGGTGCGCTGGGGCGCGGACGAAGAGTTCTGCCTCGCCATCGACTGGCCGGTGGGCTTGCCCGCCGAGCACATCCGCCAGCACTGGCGGGGCCTGCTGACGCTGACGCCGCCGGAATTGCTGCGCCACGGCATCACGGTGGACGGCGTGCTGGTGGGTTACACCGATCTGGCGGGGTTTACCGGAGACAGCGCCGAGTTCGGCATTGCCATCGGGGAGCGGGCGCTGTGGGGTCAGGGCCTGGGCCTCCAGGCCGGACGGCTGACGCTGGCACACGCCTTCGCTGACCTGGGCCTGCAGACGGTCACCGCCGAGGTTCACGCGCCCAACCTGCGTTCGCGGGCGCTGATGCGGCGGCTGGGCTTCACGGAAATTGGGCAGGGCAGCCCGCAGGAATACCGGGGCGCGCTGGTGCCGGTGATTCAGTTCGTGCTGCGGCGGAACCTCTTCAGTCGGTAA
- a CDS encoding NAD(P)H-dependent flavin oxidoreductase, which translates to MPSIMQRLNLRPIVLAPMAGGPGTPELAAAVSHAGGLGSLGAAYLTPAQILEAGAAVRRLTRGPFAVNLFAPQPSVQPTELEVEQATAELAPFHSDLGLPPPALTTQADIDFGAQLDAVLELRPAVLSFTFGRLTARQMEALRERGILVIGTATGLEEARQLEADGVDATVVQGGAAGGHRGGWLEDELADTLALTRAAAGSVRTPLIAAGGLMTAGDVRAVLEAGASLAQCGTAFLRATEAGTSAPYRAALAAAKAGDTVLTRAFSGRTARGLRNAVTEGIGQPLPYPFQNALTRPMRAAGAAAGRADVLSLWAGEGVAQGQEGSAAQILDGLWP; encoded by the coding sequence ATGCCTTCCATCATGCAGCGGCTGAACCTGCGGCCCATCGTCCTGGCCCCGATGGCGGGCGGGCCGGGCACCCCGGAACTGGCCGCCGCCGTCAGCCACGCGGGCGGGCTGGGCAGCCTGGGCGCGGCGTACCTGACGCCCGCACAGATTCTGGAAGCAGGGGCGGCGGTGCGGCGGCTGACGCGGGGGCCGTTCGCCGTCAACCTGTTCGCGCCGCAGCCCAGCGTGCAGCCCACAGAGCTGGAAGTGGAGCAGGCCACCGCCGAACTGGCCCCTTTCCACAGTGATCTGGGCCTGCCGCCGCCTGCCCTGACCACCCAGGCGGACATAGACTTCGGCGCACAGCTGGACGCCGTCCTGGAGCTTCGCCCCGCCGTTCTCTCCTTCACCTTCGGGCGGCTGACGGCGCGTCAAATGGAGGCGCTACGGGAACGCGGGATTCTGGTGATCGGCACGGCGACGGGGCTGGAGGAGGCGCGGCAGCTGGAGGCCGACGGGGTGGACGCCACCGTGGTGCAGGGCGGCGCGGCGGGCGGCCACCGGGGCGGCTGGCTGGAAGATGAGCTGGCCGACACGCTGGCGCTGACCCGTGCGGCAGCCGGGAGCGTCCGCACGCCCCTGATCGCGGCGGGCGGGCTGATGACAGCGGGAGATGTGCGCGCCGTGCTGGAGGCCGGGGCCAGCCTCGCACAGTGCGGCACGGCGTTTCTGCGGGCGACGGAGGCCGGGACGTCCGCGCCGTACCGGGCCGCGCTGGCAGCGGCGAAGGCAGGCGACACCGTCCTGACCCGCGCCTTCAGCGGAAGAACGGCGCGGGGCCTGAGAAACGCCGTCACGGAGGGAATTGGGCAGCCTCTGCCCTATCCTTTTCAGAACGCGTTGACCCGTCCCATGCGTGCAGCGGGGGCCGCAGCCGGCCGCGCGGACGTGCTGAGCCTGTGGGCCGGGGAAGGCGTGGCCCAGGGTCAGGAGGGTTCGGCGGCCCAAATTCTGGACGGGCTGTGGCCATAG
- a CDS encoding stage V sporulation protein S yields the protein METLRVSATSRPNAIAGAIAALLRSQGGVEIQAIGPAAVNQTVKALAIARGYLVNDGLDLCAQPEFVKLDVQHEERTALKFMVRAQPKAAG from the coding sequence TTGGAAACCCTGCGCGTCTCTGCTACATCCCGTCCCAACGCCATCGCCGGGGCGATTGCCGCTCTGCTGCGGTCCCAGGGCGGCGTGGAAATTCAGGCCATCGGCCCGGCGGCCGTCAACCAGACGGTCAAGGCGCTGGCGATTGCGCGCGGCTACCTGGTGAACGACGGGCTCGACCTGTGCGCCCAGCCGGAATTCGTCAAGCTGGACGTGCAGCACGAGGAACGCACCGCCCTGAAGTTCATGGTGCGGGCGCAGCCCAAGGCCGCCGGCTGA